In Mangrovivirga cuniculi, the following proteins share a genomic window:
- a CDS encoding zinc-binding dehydrogenase produces MHVLLKKWNLHYSWRIDEQIIRNFIIRFYDISFTGKKLKILTLKPNKGLDQISELAEKGQIKPVIDGPHRFEQIPELIQYLGDGKHLGKIVVEID; encoded by the coding sequence ATGCACGTTCTCTTAAAAAAATGGAACCTACATTACAGTTGGAGGATCGATGAACAGATTATTCGAAATTTTATCATTAGGTTCTATGATATCTCTTTTACCGGTAAAAAGCTAAAAATCCTCACTCTTAAACCAAATAAAGGGTTAGACCAAATTTCAGAACTTGCAGAAAAAGGACAAATAAAGCCAGTAATTGATGGTCCCCATAGATTTGAACAAATCCCTGAATTGATCCAATATTTGGGTGATGGCAAGCATCTTGGAAAGATTGTTGTTGAAATTGACTGA
- a CDS encoding DUF1579 domain-containing protein, translating to MRIIVLIIIGLNFTFSAYTQEKTESVDQLNFMVGKWDGNGWILGKDRIKKHFSQSEIIQSKVKGRALIVNGLGYEIDSTGAITDREIHEAFGIISYNNERKTVTMISFSSMKGRMESDMMILGEKKLQWSFKDEKSGATIRFTEDFSKENKWSEIGEVSMDGENWHQFFEMNLSKQ from the coding sequence ATGAGAATAATCGTTTTAATAATTATTGGCCTAAACTTCACATTTAGTGCTTATACCCAGGAAAAGACCGAAAGTGTAGACCAATTAAACTTTATGGTGGGTAAATGGGACGGAAACGGCTGGATATTGGGCAAAGACAGAATCAAAAAGCACTTTTCCCAATCTGAGATAATTCAAAGTAAGGTAAAAGGGCGTGCGCTTATAGTAAATGGATTGGGCTATGAAATAGACAGCACAGGTGCCATAACAGATCGTGAGATTCATGAAGCTTTTGGAATCATCTCTTATAATAATGAAAGGAAGACAGTTACTATGATTTCATTTTCCAGTATGAAAGGAAGAATGGAATCAGACATGATGATCCTTGGTGAGAAAAAGCTTCAGTGGTCATTCAAAGATGAAAAAAGTGGTGCAACCATCAGATTTACTGAAGATTTTTCAAAAGAAAATAAATGGAGTGAGATTGGAGAAGTTTCGATGGACGGAGAAAATTGGCATCAATTTTTTGAAATGAATCTTAGCAAGCAATAG
- a CDS encoding alpha/beta fold hydrolase — translation MKTTSSSKSWVDNSLYPFENKYLRLEAGNMHYVDEGQGEIILFVHGTPTWSFLYRNFIKELSKNYRCIAIDHLGFGLSEKPDSIPGTPEWHSNNLSEFIEKLDLQKITLVVHDFGGPIGLAAGIKHSKRINKVVLFNSWLWETKHEKEALKIDKIINSWLGKFLYLNMNYSPKVLLKKGFTDKNNLPKEVHKQYIQPFPDKKSRIPLLNLAKALVGSSDWYQKQWEQLDQLSDKNWLMLWGVNDDFITTKYLKKWQDRLTEAKTLEFECGHFIQEEKTSESIAAIDDFIGN, via the coding sequence ATGAAAACAACATCATCATCTAAATCCTGGGTTGACAATTCTCTATATCCATTTGAAAACAAATATCTTCGGTTAGAAGCAGGCAATATGCATTATGTTGATGAAGGGCAAGGGGAAATAATCCTTTTCGTTCACGGTACACCGACCTGGTCATTTCTGTACAGGAATTTCATAAAAGAACTTTCAAAAAATTATCGTTGTATTGCTATTGACCATTTAGGATTTGGATTATCAGAAAAACCAGATTCAATACCCGGGACACCCGAGTGGCATTCGAACAACCTCAGTGAATTCATCGAAAAATTAGATCTTCAGAAAATCACATTGGTCGTTCATGACTTTGGTGGTCCGATAGGATTAGCGGCAGGAATAAAGCATTCTAAGAGAATCAACAAAGTTGTGCTATTTAATTCCTGGCTTTGGGAAACCAAACACGAAAAAGAAGCCCTGAAAATTGACAAGATCATAAATTCCTGGTTGGGAAAATTCCTTTATCTGAATATGAACTACTCTCCAAAAGTCTTGCTTAAAAAAGGATTTACCGACAAAAACAACCTGCCCAAAGAAGTGCATAAACAGTATATTCAGCCTTTTCCGGATAAAAAATCCAGAATTCCGCTTCTGAATCTTGCAAAAGCTTTGGTTGGCTCTTCAGACTGGTACCAAAAACAATGGGAACAACTTGACCAATTATCGGACAAAAACTGGTTGATGCTCTGGGGAGTAAACGACGATTTTATTACTACGAAATACTTAAAAAAATGGCAGGACAGGCTTACAGAAGCTAAAACGTTAGAATTCGAATGTGGGCATTTTATTCAGGAAGAAAAGACTTCAGAATCAATTGCTGCAATTGATGATTTTATAGGCAACTAA
- a CDS encoding alpha/beta hydrolase family protein: MKSIKTLLLLLIFPLISLAQDFNVGERTIEYMDSSRNRPIKTEVWYPTFETDSLNEKKTELPFKLSPTIRNAKLVNKSFPLIVMSHGTGGNRFSLAWLAIELAKNGYIVIAPDHWGNTYDNKIPEYFVRYWERPLDINFLLTSILADKSINSSIDDTRIGMMGFSFGGYTTLAIAGADINCELIKEQTKTKAGKKEFKVSELGDLRKLISEINCSEPQKTFKDDRFKVFVAMAPALGLGLPDQSQNIKAPVLIIGAKNDRTTPIQTNAMKYHKLITGSEYFLLEGETGHYVFLNEGNKMLQKRAKRYYRDDKSVKRSLIHEQVTKEVLSFLKESF, encoded by the coding sequence ATGAAGTCAATCAAAACACTCCTATTACTTTTAATTTTTCCACTAATTAGTCTTGCTCAGGATTTTAATGTCGGAGAGCGAACCATTGAATACATGGATAGTTCCAGAAACAGACCAATTAAGACTGAAGTCTGGTATCCTACTTTTGAAACTGATTCTTTAAATGAGAAAAAAACTGAACTTCCTTTCAAATTATCGCCGACAATCAGAAATGCAAAACTGGTAAACAAATCTTTTCCCTTAATAGTCATGTCACACGGTACTGGTGGTAATAGATTTAGCTTAGCCTGGTTAGCGATCGAATTAGCAAAAAACGGATACATCGTAATTGCCCCTGACCATTGGGGAAATACCTATGACAATAAAATTCCAGAATATTTTGTCCGCTACTGGGAACGGCCACTTGATATAAACTTCTTGCTAACCTCAATTCTGGCTGATAAGTCTATTAATTCTTCTATCGACGATACAAGAATCGGAATGATGGGCTTTTCATTTGGTGGGTATACTACCTTAGCCATCGCCGGTGCGGATATTAACTGCGAATTGATTAAAGAGCAGACTAAAACCAAAGCTGGAAAAAAAGAATTTAAGGTTTCGGAATTAGGCGACCTGAGAAAATTAATTTCTGAAATTAATTGCAGCGAACCTCAAAAAACCTTTAAAGATGACAGATTTAAAGTTTTCGTTGCCATGGCACCGGCATTGGGACTCGGATTACCTGATCAATCTCAAAATATAAAAGCTCCTGTATTAATTATAGGAGCTAAAAATGACCGGACCACACCAATTCAAACCAACGCAATGAAATACCATAAACTAATTACAGGATCTGAATACTTTTTGCTAGAAGGTGAAACCGGCCACTATGTGTTTTTAAATGAGGGTAATAAAATGCTCCAAAAACGAGCTAAAAGATATTACAGGGATGATAAATCCGTTAAAAGAAGCTTAATTCACGAACAAGTGACAAAAGAGGTTTTATCTTTTTTAAAAGAGAGTTTCTAA
- a CDS encoding Crp/Fnr family transcriptional regulator encodes MNDFLNKIHPVDREVLDKYISHWTEYNVPKKTIMTAPGETERYMYFVLDGIQKSYYLNNDKQHVIAFTYPPSFSGIPESFLTQTPSKYYLETITDSSFLRLSFEKHQQLMKEYREIETLFRKAAELFLIGMVERHYELMAFDINQRFKSFAQRSPHLFNLVSHKDLASYLRIDSTNFSKLFNSIKI; translated from the coding sequence ATGAATGACTTTTTAAATAAAATCCACCCTGTAGACCGGGAAGTTCTCGATAAATACATTTCACATTGGACTGAATACAATGTTCCTAAAAAAACTATTATGACAGCTCCGGGTGAAACTGAGCGATACATGTATTTTGTCCTTGATGGTATTCAAAAGTCATATTACCTGAACAATGATAAACAACACGTCATTGCATTTACTTATCCTCCTTCATTTAGCGGAATCCCGGAGTCATTTCTAACTCAAACACCCTCAAAGTACTATCTGGAGACAATTACTGATAGCTCATTCCTTCGTCTTTCTTTTGAAAAGCACCAGCAACTGATGAAGGAATACCGTGAAATAGAAACCTTGTTTAGAAAGGCAGCTGAACTTTTTTTAATTGGAATGGTCGAGCGTCACTATGAGTTAATGGCGTTTGATATTAATCAGCGATTTAAAAGCTTTGCCCAGAGAAGTCCGCACCTTTTCAATTTAGTTTCTCACAAAGACTTAGCCTCCTACTTACGTATCGACTCAACAAACTTCAGTAAACTGTTCAACTCGATTAAGATTTAG
- a CDS encoding Na+/H+ antiporter NhaC family protein, which produces MVYIIRFAHKNRIKKTYQILETDKLTLRNKIILGLLAITFGIVTYGLIELEWGFTEMSACFFALALASGLIAKFGFNKTTEIYVDGFKELIFACVIIGLANSISIILTKGLVIDTIVYALFTPLKNIPTALSAVMMMISHSILHFPIPSYSGQAILTMPILTPLSDLIGLPRQITVLAYQYGAILMDLIVPTNGALMAVIAIAGIKYNNWLKFILKPTLIILVLAAIAILTAIQIGYH; this is translated from the coding sequence ATGGTTTATATAATTCGGTTTGCTCATAAGAACCGAATAAAGAAAACTTATCAGATATTAGAAACAGACAAGCTTACTTTAAGAAACAAAATAATCTTAGGCCTGCTAGCTATAACCTTTGGGATTGTCACTTACGGACTGATAGAATTAGAATGGGGATTTACTGAGATGTCGGCCTGTTTTTTTGCTTTAGCCTTAGCAAGTGGTCTTATAGCTAAATTTGGATTCAATAAGACTACTGAAATATATGTTGACGGGTTCAAAGAGTTGATTTTTGCTTGCGTTATCATTGGACTTGCAAACAGTATCTCAATAATATTAACAAAGGGTTTGGTCATAGATACAATTGTTTATGCGCTATTTACTCCACTCAAGAATATACCGACTGCCCTATCTGCTGTTATGATGATGATTTCTCATTCTATATTGCATTTTCCGATACCCAGTTATTCAGGACAGGCAATATTAACAATGCCGATTCTGACACCTCTCTCTGATTTGATTGGTCTTCCAAGACAAATTACTGTCCTGGCCTATCAATATGGAGCTATTTTAATGGATTTGATCGTGCCGACTAATGGTGCATTGATGGCTGTGATAGCTATAGCCGGAATTAAATATAACAATTGGCTGAAATTCATATTAAAACCAACTTTAATAATACTGGTATTAGCAGCAATTGCTATTTTAACTGCGATACAAATTGGATATCATTAA
- a CDS encoding NAD(P)-dependent alcohol dehydrogenase: protein MKAIILKEYGLPNVLEIGEVEKPQPEEDEVLVKIHSTAINDWDWGLVRGKPFIIRMIYGLKKPKIKIPGVDISGKVEAVGEKVNSVKVGDEIYCDLSEGNFGGFAEYVCVPEKTIYKKPAGISFNDASALPHAGLLALQGFLEGKLKDGQDILINGAGGGVGTLGIQILKSYNVKVTGVDNGEKLDLMKSLGYDYVMDYKKVDFTNTGEKYDLILDTKSNRSAFKYARSLKKMEPTLQLEDR from the coding sequence ATGAAAGCAATCATATTAAAAGAATACGGATTACCGAATGTCCTTGAAATAGGAGAAGTTGAAAAACCCCAACCAGAGGAGGACGAAGTATTGGTAAAAATCCATTCAACAGCCATAAATGATTGGGATTGGGGGTTAGTCAGAGGCAAACCATTCATAATTCGTATGATTTATGGTTTAAAAAAACCAAAAATTAAAATTCCCGGGGTAGACATTTCCGGAAAGGTAGAAGCTGTTGGGGAAAAAGTTAATTCCGTTAAAGTCGGTGATGAAATTTATTGTGATCTATCGGAAGGTAATTTTGGTGGATTTGCAGAATATGTTTGTGTTCCGGAAAAAACAATATATAAAAAACCTGCCGGCATCAGTTTTAATGATGCCTCTGCCCTACCACATGCCGGGCTCCTCGCTTTACAGGGCTTTCTTGAAGGAAAGTTAAAAGATGGACAGGATATTCTGATCAATGGTGCCGGAGGAGGTGTCGGAACCCTGGGAATTCAAATTCTGAAATCATATAATGTAAAGGTGACTGGCGTTGATAATGGTGAAAAACTTGATTTGATGAAATCACTGGGTTATGACTATGTGATGGATTATAAAAAAGTGGACTTCACCAATACAGGAGAAAAGTATGATCTTATCCTGGATACAAAATCAAACAGATCTGCATTTAAATATGCACGTTCTCTTAAAAAAATGGAACCTACATTACAGTTGGAGGATCGATGA
- a CDS encoding helix-turn-helix domain-containing protein: protein MNYTEYQPAENIKDIVRNYWRFEVSNQDKINFPLNHETLPHPEVSIVFIKQPYFQGIRMQGPHTRKFEKTIFPNSTYFGIRLMPWITLDPAVLNKQEMLNTTTRCPQILSKKLESVNFDESTEPELLISLVEERLTLIFSEDIQVTQNNIVKYICLELSGGKPVGDTIAEIPLSKRVIQKMFKQVVGMSMRNYHSVIRQGRLWSDFVKTKKNRSDLLYKYGFYDQAHFINDFKKQMDQTHTDFEKKLSQINISIT from the coding sequence ATGAACTACACAGAATATCAACCAGCAGAAAATATAAAAGATATTGTCAGGAACTATTGGAGATTTGAGGTATCCAATCAGGATAAGATCAACTTTCCATTAAATCACGAAACACTACCCCACCCTGAAGTATCAATAGTTTTTATTAAGCAACCGTATTTCCAAGGGATAAGAATGCAGGGTCCACATACCAGGAAATTTGAAAAAACAATTTTTCCAAATTCAACATACTTCGGAATTCGGTTGATGCCCTGGATAACTCTTGACCCTGCAGTCCTTAATAAGCAGGAAATGCTAAACACTACAACAAGATGTCCACAGATATTAAGTAAAAAACTCGAATCAGTAAATTTTGATGAATCCACGGAACCAGAACTTTTAATTTCGCTAGTAGAAGAAAGGTTAACTCTTATATTTTCAGAAGATATACAGGTTACCCAAAATAATATAGTCAAATATATATGCCTTGAACTTTCCGGTGGAAAACCTGTGGGAGATACTATAGCAGAAATCCCATTGTCAAAGCGGGTTATACAAAAAATGTTTAAACAGGTGGTCGGGATGAGTATGCGTAATTATCACAGTGTAATCAGACAGGGAAGACTTTGGTCTGACTTTGTAAAGACCAAAAAAAACAGATCAGACTTGCTTTATAAATACGGTTTTTATGACCAGGCCCATTTCATAAACGATTTCAAGAAACAAATGGATCAAACACATACCGATTTTGAGAAAAAACTTAGCCAAATAAATATTTCAATAACCTAA
- a CDS encoding amidohydrolase family protein, protein MIKKLSFILLCIVLSDYLYAQNLIIKGGNIVNADSNIAIPNNAIEIRNGKIYSIGATTNENNFPTITLQKDDYILPGLFDLHAHLKLVYEGQLKEDTVTTPLLYLANGVTTIFTCGDVDPEAVAKYKSNVASGRSTGPRILNSGPYFGHGNNEWNDSISREEIYRKIDYWAGRGVDGLKVKDISEHQLKYIIDRAHKHGLTVTGHLNHIVHPEVGSQIAIPLGIDRLEHFIGGYALPGKKPGYTEVAMLDLSDPLIDKSIDLFIENEVYFNSTLTVIGGFTQSQDEWLKYWVDEKKYWTPYAQSIVENNPKKWNPNRQKFYENSKKILKRYYDRGGLISMGTDGPLILDFLWVFKTPGFNTHREMAMMSEIRIPNNEILKIATINSAMAMGLEEKVGSIEIGKLADLIIIKGNPLEDIYFTRSVHTVIKNGEIYDSQSLLEKCEGKLGPESEEKWFNK, encoded by the coding sequence ATGATAAAAAAATTAAGTTTTATTCTATTATGCATTGTCCTGAGTGACTACTTGTATGCTCAGAACCTCATAATTAAAGGTGGTAATATTGTAAATGCTGATTCTAATATTGCAATACCAAATAATGCTATTGAGATCCGTAACGGTAAGATATATTCTATAGGTGCTACAACTAATGAAAATAACTTTCCTACAATCACACTTCAAAAAGATGATTACATTCTTCCCGGATTGTTTGATTTACATGCCCACTTAAAACTAGTCTATGAAGGACAACTAAAGGAAGACACCGTAACGACACCTCTTCTTTATTTGGCAAACGGTGTAACCACAATATTCACCTGTGGCGATGTTGATCCTGAAGCAGTGGCCAAATACAAATCTAATGTCGCATCAGGCAGATCGACAGGACCCAGAATACTGAATTCAGGCCCCTATTTTGGACATGGCAATAACGAATGGAACGATAGTATCAGCCGGGAAGAAATTTATCGAAAAATAGATTACTGGGCGGGTAGAGGAGTTGATGGCCTTAAAGTTAAAGATATCAGCGAACATCAGCTCAAATATATCATAGACAGGGCTCACAAGCATGGCCTGACTGTAACCGGACACCTTAACCATATTGTGCATCCGGAAGTTGGTTCGCAAATAGCTATTCCCCTGGGCATTGATCGTCTTGAACATTTTATTGGTGGCTATGCGCTGCCCGGTAAAAAACCTGGATATACTGAAGTAGCTATGTTAGACTTATCCGATCCATTAATAGATAAATCCATTGATCTTTTTATTGAAAACGAAGTCTATTTTAATTCGACTCTTACAGTGATCGGTGGGTTTACTCAAAGCCAGGACGAATGGCTAAAATATTGGGTGGATGAAAAAAAATACTGGACACCCTATGCTCAATCTATTGTTGAAAACAATCCTAAAAAATGGAACCCTAATCGTCAAAAATTCTATGAAAACAGTAAAAAAATACTCAAGCGATATTACGACCGGGGTGGCCTTATTTCAATGGGGACCGACGGACCATTAATTCTGGATTTCCTCTGGGTTTTTAAAACTCCCGGATTCAATACTCATCGAGAAATGGCTATGATGTCAGAAATACGTATTCCAAACAATGAGATTTTAAAAATCGCCACGATAAATAGTGCCATGGCCATGGGACTGGAAGAAAAAGTCGGATCCATCGAAATCGGAAAACTGGCCGATTTAATAATCATAAAAGGTAATCCGCTGGAAGATATCTATTTCACCCGGAGTGTACATACCGTAATCAAAAATGGGGAAATCTATGATTCGCAATCTTTATTAGAAAAATGCGAAGGTAAATTAGGTCCTGAAAGTGAAGAAAAGTGGTTTAATAAATAA
- a CDS encoding CPBP family intramembrane glutamic endopeptidase has translation MGNQKTKKELWIVIFVVTIASLLFVFWFIIIDQNSINRPLKIIFFLLRIVFIFPVFLLVYFLAIKKYTPKDIGIWGIKCWYVSLPIILLIGGVTYILFPEGMQFQYYWQNNGITGFILFGFITAAIPEEITRTLFQSRLGIVLNSKSIAWFMVSLVWALQHIPIFVSRSAGDYYSAFISALGILPIGLLWGYLNERYKSIVPSVIIHGTNLWGLHNIF, from the coding sequence GTGGGAAATCAAAAAACCAAAAAAGAATTATGGATAGTAATATTTGTAGTAACTATAGCCTCCCTCCTTTTTGTATTTTGGTTTATCATTATAGATCAAAACTCTATAAATCGACCCCTTAAAATCATCTTTTTCCTTCTTCGGATAGTTTTCATCTTTCCGGTTTTTCTTTTGGTTTATTTTCTGGCAATTAAAAAATATACTCCAAAAGATATTGGAATATGGGGCATCAAATGTTGGTATGTTAGCCTGCCTATCATCTTATTAATTGGTGGCGTAACATATATTTTATTTCCTGAAGGTATGCAATTTCAATACTACTGGCAAAATAATGGAATAACTGGCTTTATATTATTTGGTTTTATTACTGCTGCTATACCAGAAGAAATAACCAGGACATTATTTCAATCCAGACTTGGGATTGTTTTAAATAGCAAATCGATCGCCTGGTTTATGGTGTCCTTGGTTTGGGCATTGCAACATATACCCATATTCGTTTCAAGATCAGCTGGTGATTACTACAGTGCGTTCATATCAGCATTAGGGATATTACCTATCGGTTTGCTGTGGGGCTATCTAAATGAACGCTATAAATCGATAGTGCCATCGGTTATCATTCACGGCACCAATTTATGGGGACTACATAATATCTTTTGA
- a CDS encoding toxin-antitoxin system YwqK family antitoxin, translating to MFDLYSNAQSNDTLFYDINWNETRPENALYFRVRPIKKGSVFEIKDYYLSGRLRKIAYSTSLEEDIFHGELKRYDKNGKLTELVNYQNGNKQGDYIQFDESGDTLTICNYKENQPYDGSVFSEKFKLAIETTYKNGYIVKKLVYAANGHSNLKMVTNLIKQDKDSVYQSKTYGNSGQLLGVGTYTEEGQIWSGLFSFVEPRNGNLNLAYFTEGRQDSSLSFYNNGKLKSKTLFQEAGRTTLYYNENGKVLDSIRYKNKIPWNGTEYEFDGDIVFRKHSYKNGVLDGPFFDTYYLHGIKRIGQYKNGKLEGKIEHEDENGNFICSGIYKNDFRQEGNFLSRTDKYLMFTFREGNLIEKRRHYSDRKQIAWLEYKDSLRLTYKQNGELLAKLIFKNNQKYTGREYSFSASHIVNQIKEYKEGHLISNKFFNKEGELNRSILYKSPKIRTETTYYPEGVKQSVIESTTDSKRIIKTVYFNKKGDTIGRLVKEGYDKHGDEYFFEHGDVYRMDRYRNDTLIYEKRYAPNERLIYEIDYFGKARFYDPWGNVLASATYKQGKPYEGTIIEYQNKTIKTITHMKEGKLHGKKITYARNPELGRRIIVKEENYKDGKREGLLKQFHRNGDTIQIIQYKNDKMDGEAKFYGPEGMVTGIYSNGVKEEGTFYEYSSGEISSIVKLKNGRPHGKWIKYNYSGDTSRIAIWENGFQKEQTNFLFGKAYKVSFKNNIKYNGVVPRYKRLLHYENGDLVREEQYANENMDNLLASIDYDRAKNIQTRSLYKTNGQKVSEIQYKAGKRNGAAMYYQGKGKIIAKGIFKDDLPVDGKFIFYSKNTFDNYIILQMEGHKMLAKAFKHGEESLSFDLTISDDLPQKDWMQNIVSFLRNVERSCDYQYDIL from the coding sequence TTGTTTGACTTATATTCAAATGCCCAATCTAATGATACGCTCTTCTATGACATTAACTGGAATGAAACACGCCCTGAAAATGCTTTATATTTCAGGGTCAGACCTATAAAAAAGGGTTCCGTTTTCGAGATTAAAGACTATTACCTTTCAGGTAGGTTACGGAAAATAGCTTACTCCACTTCTTTGGAAGAAGATATTTTTCATGGTGAATTAAAACGGTATGATAAAAATGGAAAGTTGACCGAATTAGTGAACTATCAAAATGGAAACAAACAGGGAGATTATATTCAATTTGATGAATCGGGAGATACCTTAACTATTTGTAACTACAAAGAAAATCAGCCTTATGATGGTAGTGTTTTTTCTGAGAAATTTAAGCTAGCTATAGAAACTACTTATAAAAATGGATATATAGTTAAGAAATTAGTCTATGCTGCTAATGGCCACTCTAATTTAAAAATGGTGACAAACCTTATTAAACAGGACAAAGATTCTGTTTACCAAAGCAAAACTTATGGAAATAGCGGTCAGCTGTTAGGGGTAGGAACTTATACAGAAGAAGGTCAAATATGGAGTGGTTTATTTTCATTTGTTGAACCAAGAAATGGTAATTTAAACCTGGCTTATTTCACTGAGGGTCGACAAGATTCCAGTCTGAGTTTTTATAACAATGGGAAACTAAAATCTAAGACACTTTTCCAGGAGGCTGGAAGAACAACTTTATATTACAACGAGAATGGAAAAGTTCTGGATTCAATTCGATACAAAAATAAAATCCCCTGGAATGGCACTGAATATGAATTTGATGGTGATATTGTCTTCAGAAAGCACAGTTATAAAAATGGTGTTTTAGATGGCCCTTTTTTTGACACATATTATCTACATGGAATTAAGCGAATTGGGCAATATAAAAATGGAAAACTAGAGGGCAAAATAGAGCATGAAGATGAAAATGGAAATTTTATTTGCAGCGGTATTTACAAAAATGATTTTCGACAGGAAGGAAATTTTTTAAGTAGAACTGATAAATACCTGATGTTCACTTTCAGGGAGGGAAATCTGATTGAGAAACGCAGACATTATTCAGACCGAAAACAGATAGCCTGGCTGGAATACAAAGATTCTCTTCGACTTACTTATAAGCAAAATGGAGAACTTTTAGCAAAACTGATCTTTAAAAACAATCAAAAGTATACTGGCAGGGAATATAGTTTTTCTGCTAGCCATATCGTAAATCAAATTAAAGAATACAAAGAAGGGCATCTCATAAGCAATAAATTTTTTAATAAGGAAGGCGAATTAAATAGGTCAATTTTATACAAGAGTCCTAAAATCCGTACAGAGACAACTTATTATCCTGAAGGTGTAAAACAGTCGGTTATTGAATCAACTACAGACAGCAAAAGAATTATCAAAACAGTTTACTTCAATAAAAAGGGAGATACAATCGGAAGATTAGTCAAGGAAGGATACGATAAGCATGGCGATGAATATTTTTTCGAACATGGAGATGTCTACAGGATGGATCGATACCGCAATGATACTCTTATTTATGAAAAGCGCTATGCTCCTAATGAAAGGCTGATTTATGAGATTGACTATTTTGGTAAAGCTCGTTTTTATGATCCATGGGGAAATGTTTTAGCATCGGCAACCTATAAGCAAGGCAAGCCCTATGAGGGGACTATTATTGAATATCAAAATAAAACAATAAAAACGATTACTCATATGAAGGAAGGAAAGCTTCATGGTAAGAAAATTACTTATGCGCGGAATCCTGAATTAGGTCGAAGAATTATTGTTAAAGAAGAAAATTATAAAGATGGCAAACGAGAAGGCTTACTGAAGCAATTCCACAGAAATGGCGATACAATTCAAATTATTCAATATAAGAATGACAAAATGGATGGAGAAGCTAAGTTTTACGGGCCCGAAGGAATGGTTACAGGAATTTATTCTAACGGAGTCAAGGAGGAAGGTACTTTTTACGAATATTCCTCTGGAGAAATTTCGTCAATTGTAAAACTGAAGAATGGCCGCCCTCATGGAAAATGGATAAAATATAATTATAGTGGAGATACTTCGAGAATAGCAATTTGGGAAAACGGTTTTCAGAAAGAGCAAACTAATTTTCTATTTGGAAAAGCTTATAAAGTGAGCTTCAAAAACAACATTAAATATAATGGTGTGGTACCAAGGTACAAGAGATTATTACATTATGAAAACGGCGATTTAGTCAGGGAGGAACAGTATGCCAATGAGAATATGGATAATCTATTGGCCTCGATTGATTATGACAGGGCTAAAAATATACAGACCAGATCACTATATAAAACTAACGGGCAAAAAGTAAGTGAAATTCAATATAAAGCGGGAAAAAGAAATGGAGCGGCCATGTATTATCAGGGAAAGGGCAAAATCATCGCTAAAGGAATCTTTAAAGATGATTTACCGGTAGATGGTAAATTTATCTTCTACAGCAAAAACACCTTTGATAATTACATAATATTACAAATGGAAGGACACAAAATGTTGGCTAAGGCATTTAAGCATGGCGAAGAATCTTTATCATTTGATTTAACAATAAGTGATGATTTACCTCAAAAAGACTGGATGCAAAACATTGTTTCTTTTCTCCGAAATGTGGAAAGATCATGTGATTATCAATATGATATTCTTTAA